The proteins below are encoded in one region of Ereboglobus luteus:
- the efp gene encoding elongation factor P — protein sequence MPAANDIRKGQVIKYNGEPHLVMETQHRTPGNLRAFVQIKMRNLRYGKALDQRFASTDTIEVLQTDKRTLEFSYADRDTYAFMDPETYEQIELNTQQLGDVVNYLAPGGKVDILFVDEKPLNVDLPSAVALKVIESAEGIKGDTASNVQKPAKLETGLTIQVPLFVKEGEVIRVNTADGTYLGRA from the coding sequence ATGCCCGCAGCAAACGACATTCGCAAAGGACAAGTTATCAAATACAATGGCGAGCCGCACCTCGTCATGGAAACACAACACCGCACGCCGGGCAATTTGCGCGCGTTCGTCCAGATCAAGATGCGCAACCTCCGCTACGGAAAGGCGCTCGACCAGCGCTTCGCATCGACCGACACCATCGAGGTCCTCCAGACCGACAAGCGCACGCTCGAGTTCAGCTACGCCGACCGCGACACCTACGCGTTCATGGATCCCGAGACCTACGAGCAGATCGAGCTCAACACGCAGCAGCTCGGCGACGTGGTCAACTACCTCGCCCCCGGCGGCAAGGTCGACATTCTCTTCGTTGATGAAAAACCGCTCAACGTCGATCTCCCCTCAGCCGTCGCGCTCAAGGTCATCGAAAGCGCCGAGGGCATCAAGGGCGACACCGCGAGCAACGTGCAAAAGCCCGCCAAGCTCGAAACCGGCCTCACAATCCAAGTGCCGCTCTTTGTGAAGGAAGGCGAAGTCATTCGCGTAAACACCGCCGACGGCACCTACCTCGGACGTGCTTGA
- a CDS encoding 3-keto-disaccharide hydrolase: protein MKKTLRGVHAFVFALAVIAPLALSAGPWEPLFNGRDLSGWKQVNGTAPYTVVDGAIVGTTVPGSPNSFLATEKLYGDFILELEVMQDAPSNSGIQFRSECRASDGRVHGYQMEIDPTPRAWTGGIYDEARRGWFYTGSMNPAARDLYKLNQWNRVRIEAIGPSIRTWINGEPVAHVIDDMNARGFIALQIHSISKKKPEEAGRRVFWRNIRIQTTDLKPSPADSLFIRNTIVNNLAGAERAQGWKLLWDGRTTAGWRGAGKKAFPEKGWRIENGELVVQKSDGRESQNGGDIVTEAEYAAFEVALEFKLTKGANSGIKYYVTEKYVTKGSAIGLEFQLLDDANHPDAKLGAAGNRQLGSLYDLIPINRMPGSLGVKPRLGEWQHARIISRADGTVEHWLNGIKVVEYTRGSPLFMALVERSKYNKHEGFGLAKSGRILLQDHGDEVRFRSIKLREL from the coding sequence ATGAAAAAAACACTCCGAGGCGTTCATGCGTTTGTTTTTGCACTGGCGGTCATCGCGCCGCTCGCGCTTTCAGCGGGTCCATGGGAGCCGCTTTTTAACGGCAGGGATTTGTCCGGCTGGAAGCAGGTCAACGGCACCGCGCCCTACACGGTGGTTGACGGCGCGATCGTGGGCACGACGGTGCCGGGTTCGCCGAACAGTTTCCTCGCGACCGAAAAGCTTTACGGCGACTTCATTCTCGAACTCGAGGTGATGCAGGATGCGCCGAGCAACAGCGGCATCCAGTTTCGCAGCGAATGCCGCGCCTCCGACGGGCGCGTGCACGGCTACCAAATGGAAATCGACCCGACGCCGCGCGCGTGGACGGGCGGCATCTACGACGAGGCGCGGCGCGGCTGGTTTTACACCGGCTCGATGAATCCCGCCGCGCGCGATCTCTACAAGCTCAACCAGTGGAACCGCGTTCGCATCGAGGCCATCGGCCCGTCGATTCGCACTTGGATCAACGGCGAGCCGGTCGCGCATGTGATTGACGACATGAACGCGCGCGGATTCATCGCGCTGCAAATCCACTCGATCTCGAAGAAGAAGCCCGAGGAGGCGGGTCGTCGCGTGTTCTGGCGCAACATCCGCATTCAAACCACCGACCTCAAGCCCTCGCCGGCGGACTCGCTTTTCATCCGCAACACAATCGTCAACAACCTTGCCGGCGCCGAGCGCGCGCAGGGCTGGAAGCTTCTCTGGGACGGCAGGACGACCGCGGGCTGGCGCGGCGCGGGCAAGAAGGCGTTTCCCGAAAAAGGCTGGCGCATCGAAAACGGCGAGCTGGTTGTCCAGAAATCCGACGGCAGGGAGTCGCAGAACGGCGGCGACATCGTGACCGAGGCGGAATACGCGGCGTTCGAGGTTGCGCTGGAATTCAAGCTCACCAAGGGCGCGAATAGCGGCATCAAATATTACGTGACCGAGAAATACGTGACCAAGGGCTCCGCCATCGGGCTGGAGTTCCAGTTGCTCGACGACGCGAATCATCCCGACGCGAAACTCGGCGCCGCGGGCAACCGCCAGCTCGGCTCGCTTTACGACTTGATCCCGATCAACCGGATGCCGGGCAGCCTCGGCGTCAAGCCGCGCCTCGGCGAATGGCAGCACGCGCGCATCATCTCGCGCGCCGACGGCACGGTGGAGCACTGGCTGAACGGCATCAAGGTCGTCGAATACACGCGCGGCTCGCCGCTCTTCATGGCGCTTGTCGAACGGAGCAAATACAACAAGCACGAGGGCTTCGGCCTCGCGAAGAGCGGGCGCATTTTGTTGCAGGATCACGGCGACGAAGTGCGCTTCCGCAGCATCAAGCTCCGCGAATTGTGA
- a CDS encoding CD225/dispanin family protein — translation MTYHIARNNQQLGTFLKDEVIARYNAGAILPTDLVWTEGMATWEPASKIFGAPAAPAVGDVSVPGSPPPVTGVAEPMMTVPPDVKPVKPGNNLIGAIIVTLLCCVPLGIVSIVFAAQVDGKYNKGDYAGAEDAAKKSKTFMWLSVVLGLVASVIIFAMSFAGALAQ, via the coding sequence ATGACCTATCACATCGCCCGCAACAACCAGCAACTTGGCACTTTTCTCAAGGATGAAGTAATCGCCCGCTACAACGCCGGGGCGATTCTCCCGACCGATCTTGTGTGGACTGAGGGCATGGCCACGTGGGAGCCCGCCTCTAAAATTTTCGGCGCACCCGCGGCGCCTGCCGTTGGCGACGTCAGCGTCCCCGGCTCGCCCCCGCCTGTCACCGGAGTTGCGGAGCCGATGATGACGGTGCCTCCCGATGTCAAACCGGTCAAACCCGGCAACAATCTTATTGGCGCGATCATTGTCACGCTCTTGTGCTGCGTGCCATTGGGCATTGTGTCCATCGTGTTTGCGGCGCAGGTGGACGGAAAATACAACAAGGGCGATTATGCGGGCGCCGAGGATGCCGCGAAAAAATCGAAGACCTTTATGTGGCTGTCGGTGGTTCTCGGCCTTGTGGCCAGCGTCATTATTTTTGCGATGAGCTTCGCGGGCGCGCTGGCGCA
- a CDS encoding Gfo/Idh/MocA family protein — protein MNRRTFIQSLSLAGLAVGAGSLSPRLFARARGANDRIRVGLVGFADRSRDTLIPAFQRLAGELNCEIVAVSDIWNRRRDEAVAYFKNKYSQDIAVYRNNEEMYEKAGLDAVIIATADFQHALHCIEAVKAGCDAYVEKPFAETMADNRAALKAVRASKQIVQIGSQRRSGRSYHAAHDYIKSGQFGDIVFAEMSWNVNQPGRWRRPDLVAGLKEGDVDWKRFLMNRPRVAWDPRKYVEYRLFWPYSSGIPGQWMCHQIDTVHWFTGLPHPRSVSANGGIYMWKDGRTNFDTMTSVFDYGPLDDPTRGFQVVYTSRFSNSAGGVKEVYYSNGGELNLDTNEVSPKGGLTEKYATRMKMRPNRLKPASLKGDGPAATDANTGVDNMVLAHMRNWMECLRSRKEPNAPVEAGYQHSIATIMANAAARTGEKVTFDAARQEVLAGGKVFHL, from the coding sequence ATGAATCGTCGCACGTTTATACAAAGTCTCTCACTCGCAGGGCTTGCCGTCGGGGCAGGCAGTTTGTCGCCGCGCCTGTTCGCGCGCGCGCGCGGCGCGAACGACCGGATTCGCGTGGGCCTGGTCGGGTTTGCCGACCGGTCGCGCGACACGCTCATCCCCGCGTTCCAACGACTGGCGGGCGAACTGAATTGCGAGATCGTCGCCGTTTCCGACATCTGGAACCGCCGCCGCGACGAAGCCGTTGCGTATTTCAAAAACAAATACAGCCAGGACATCGCCGTTTATCGCAACAACGAGGAGATGTATGAAAAGGCCGGCCTCGACGCGGTCATCATCGCCACGGCGGATTTTCAACACGCGCTGCATTGCATCGAGGCGGTAAAAGCCGGGTGCGACGCGTATGTCGAGAAACCCTTCGCCGAAACGATGGCGGACAATCGCGCCGCGCTCAAGGCCGTGCGCGCCAGCAAGCAGATCGTGCAGATCGGCTCGCAACGGCGCAGCGGACGCAGCTACCACGCCGCGCATGACTACATAAAGTCGGGCCAGTTTGGTGACATCGTTTTTGCAGAGATGAGCTGGAACGTGAACCAGCCCGGCCGCTGGCGCCGCCCCGATCTCGTCGCGGGACTCAAGGAGGGCGATGTGGACTGGAAGCGTTTTCTCATGAACCGTCCGCGCGTCGCCTGGGATCCGAGAAAGTATGTCGAGTATCGCCTGTTCTGGCCGTATTCGTCGGGCATTCCCGGACAGTGGATGTGCCACCAGATCGACACCGTGCACTGGTTCACCGGACTGCCGCATCCGCGCAGCGTGAGCGCCAACGGCGGCATCTACATGTGGAAGGACGGGCGCACCAATTTCGACACGATGACATCCGTCTTCGATTACGGCCCGCTCGACGACCCGACGAGGGGATTCCAAGTCGTCTACACTTCGCGTTTCAGCAACTCGGCGGGCGGCGTGAAGGAGGTTTATTATTCCAACGGCGGCGAGCTGAACCTCGACACAAACGAAGTTTCGCCGAAAGGCGGACTGACCGAGAAATACGCCACGCGCATGAAGATGCGGCCGAACCGGCTCAAGCCCGCGTCGTTGAAAGGCGACGGCCCCGCCGCGACCGACGCAAACACCGGCGTGGACAACATGGTGCTCGCGCACATGCGCAACTGGATGGAATGCCTGCGCTCGCGCAAGGAGCCGAACGCGCCCGTCGAGGCCGGCTACCAGCATTCCATCGCCACGATCATGGCCAACGCCGCCGCCCGCACCGGCGAAAAAGTGACCTTCGACGCCGCGCGCCAGGAAGTGCTCGCCGGCGGAAAAGTGTTTCACCTGTGA